A window of the Meiothermus sp. Pnk-1 genome harbors these coding sequences:
- a CDS encoding zinc-binding dehydrogenase: MRAVISEPHRIAWAEAPEARPEAGEVLLEPLAVGVCGSDIHVFEGLHPFVRYPVFPGHEVAARVVELGPGVDPAWAGALVALEPSLTCGRCEACRSGHYNICENLRVMGFQAPGAMAERFVSPTQNLHRLPESFDAELGAMIEPLAVAVHAVALTSVQGKSVAVLGAGTIGLLVAQVAKAYGAASVEIVDPLEPRRRVAETLGLSAKLPDTAKYEVIFECVGNEKALEAAIQGIHKGGSILVVGVHGKPATISAGLIQDWEILLKGSLMYTYKDYREAIRLFAAGQVQGKPLITHRFSLQEVNAAFNTALEREKALKVMLARG; the protein is encoded by the coding sequence ATGCGGGCAGTGATTAGCGAACCCCACCGCATCGCGTGGGCAGAAGCGCCCGAAGCCCGGCCAGAGGCGGGGGAAGTGCTGCTCGAGCCGCTGGCGGTAGGGGTCTGCGGCTCGGATATTCACGTCTTCGAGGGGCTACACCCCTTCGTGCGTTACCCGGTCTTCCCCGGCCACGAGGTCGCCGCGCGGGTGGTGGAGCTGGGTCCCGGCGTTGACCCTGCCTGGGCGGGGGCCTTGGTAGCCCTCGAGCCCTCCCTCACCTGCGGGCGCTGCGAAGCCTGCCGCAGCGGGCACTACAACATCTGCGAGAACCTCCGGGTGATGGGCTTTCAGGCCCCCGGCGCGATGGCCGAGCGCTTCGTGAGCCCCACCCAGAACCTGCACCGCCTCCCCGAGAGCTTCGACGCCGAACTCGGGGCGATGATCGAGCCGCTGGCGGTGGCGGTACACGCGGTGGCGCTGACCTCGGTACAGGGGAAGAGCGTCGCGGTGCTGGGCGCGGGAACCATTGGCCTCTTGGTAGCCCAAGTGGCCAAGGCCTATGGGGCAGCAAGCGTGGAAATCGTGGACCCGCTCGAGCCCCGCCGCAGGGTGGCCGAGACCCTGGGGTTGAGCGCCAAGCTCCCCGACACGGCCAAGTACGAGGTGATCTTCGAGTGCGTGGGGAACGAAAAGGCGCTCGAGGCCGCCATCCAGGGCATCCACAAGGGCGGCAGCATCCTCGTGGTGGGGGTGCATGGCAAGCCCGCTACCATCTCTGCCGGGCTCATCCAAGACTGGGAGATCCTGCTCAAGGGCAGCCTGATGTACACCTACAAGGACTATCGGGAGGCCATCCGCTTATTCGCCGCGGGCCAGGTGCAGGGGAAGCCGCTCATCACCCACCGCTTTTCCTTACAGGAGGTAAATGCGGCTTTCAATACCGCCTTGGAGCGAGAAAAAGCGCTCAAGGTGATGCTGGCTCGAGGTTAG
- a CDS encoding SDR family NAD(P)-dependent oxidoreductase, whose amino-acid sequence MVLEQFRLDNQVAVVTGGARGIGLAIATAFAEAGATVVIADLEAAQGEQSAHELRERGLRAEFRPLDVTQSAQADALAGSLVEQYGQVDTLVNNAGICRNTPALETPDEEWLRIFDVNVHGVFWCSRAFGRVMVRQGRGSIINIASMSGIIVNKPQPQAAYNASKAAVAHLTRSLAAEWAGAGVRVNAISPGYIGTEMTRRGLENPEWRSSWLELTPLGRLGEPSEVATCALFLASPASSYLTGSELVVDGGYTVW is encoded by the coding sequence ATGGTACTGGAGCAATTCAGGTTGGATAACCAAGTCGCCGTCGTCACCGGTGGAGCGCGGGGGATTGGGCTGGCCATCGCCACCGCCTTTGCCGAAGCAGGGGCCACCGTAGTCATCGCCGACCTCGAGGCCGCACAGGGCGAACAGAGCGCCCACGAATTGAGGGAGCGGGGCCTACGGGCCGAGTTCCGCCCGCTCGACGTCACCCAGTCGGCCCAGGCCGATGCTCTGGCCGGGAGCCTGGTAGAGCAGTACGGCCAGGTAGACACCCTGGTCAACAACGCCGGGATCTGCCGCAACACGCCCGCCCTCGAGACCCCCGACGAAGAGTGGCTACGGATTTTCGACGTCAACGTACACGGGGTGTTCTGGTGCAGCCGGGCCTTTGGACGGGTGATGGTCCGACAGGGGCGGGGCAGCATCATCAACATCGCCTCGATGTCGGGGATCATCGTCAACAAACCCCAGCCCCAGGCGGCCTATAACGCCTCTAAGGCCGCCGTCGCCCACCTCACCCGCTCGCTGGCGGCGGAGTGGGCCGGCGCCGGGGTGCGGGTGAACGCCATCTCCCCTGGCTACATCGGCACCGAGATGACCCGGCGAGGGCTCGAGAACCCCGAGTGGCGCAGCAGCTGGCTCGAGCTCACCCCGCTGGGCCGCCTGGGCGAGCCCTCCGAGGTAGCCACCTGCGCCCTCTTCTTGGCCTCCCCGGCCAGCAGCTACCTCACCGGCAGCGAGCTGGTGGTAGACGGAGGGTACACGGTCTGGTAG
- a CDS encoding carbohydrate ABC transporter permease, translating to MSEGKRVRWELTLLAYLAAGVMFFPIFWMFLTGFKSEGDAIAIPPKLLFTPTLESIREALTRSDYARHFLNSIISALGSTALALLLAIPAAYSMAFYPTKRTNGTLLWMISTKMMPPVGVIIPVYLIFRDLRWLDNIWALTLMYAVMNLPVVVWTLYAYFREIPHEIMEAARVDGAGTSQELMRVLLPVSGPAVASAALLSIILAWNEAFWSLNLTSAQASPLSVYVASFKTAEGLFWAKMSAASMIAIFPVMVMGWLAQRQLVRGLTFGAIK from the coding sequence GTGAGCGAGGGCAAGCGCGTCCGCTGGGAACTGACCCTGCTGGCTTACCTGGCGGCGGGGGTGATGTTCTTCCCCATCTTCTGGATGTTCCTCACCGGCTTTAAAAGCGAGGGCGACGCCATCGCCATCCCGCCCAAGCTGCTGTTTACACCTACCCTCGAAAGCATCCGGGAAGCCCTCACCCGCAGCGACTACGCCCGGCACTTCCTCAACTCGATCATCTCGGCGTTGGGTTCTACGGCTTTGGCCTTGCTGCTGGCGATTCCCGCCGCCTACTCCATGGCGTTTTACCCCACCAAGCGCACCAACGGCACCCTCTTGTGGATGATCAGCACCAAGATGATGCCCCCGGTGGGGGTGATCATCCCGGTATACCTGATCTTTCGCGACCTGCGGTGGCTGGACAACATCTGGGCCCTGACCCTGATGTACGCCGTGATGAACCTGCCGGTGGTGGTCTGGACGCTCTACGCCTACTTCCGCGAAATCCCCCACGAGATCATGGAAGCAGCCCGGGTGGACGGGGCCGGCACCTCCCAAGAACTCATGCGCGTGCTGCTGCCGGTCTCCGGCCCGGCCGTCGCCTCCGCGGCCCTCTTGAGCATCATCCTGGCCTGGAACGAAGCCTTCTGGAGCCTGAACCTGACCTCAGCCCAGGCCTCGCCGCTCTCGGTATATGTGGCCTCGTTCAAGACCGCTGAGGGGCTTTTCTGGGCCAAGATGTCGGCGGCCTCCATGATCGCGATTTTTCCGGTGATGGTCATGGGCTGGCTGGCCCAGCGGCAGCTGGTGCGGGGCCTGACCTTTGGCGCGATCAAGTGA
- a CDS encoding zinc-dependent alcohol dehydrogenase family protein produces the protein MKAAVITRPRTLELQDLPPPKAGAGQVRIRVGATGVCGTDLHLFDGHFHAQLPLVPGHEIAGVIDQVGPGVRDLEEGQLVALDPVIACGQCWACRRGQRQHCLHFQALGVTRAGGFAQYVVAPAGNAYAVKNLSAAEAAFAEPLGCVVWGLLRLRPEPGSNALVFGAGPIGLLLMQALLAAGVAAVTVVDPVPERLALARSLGAWRTVQSGPKLSEELRDLEPHGFDVVAEATGVPSVVEAMPQYAAVGGKILIFGVAPEEATVRISPYDLFQRDLSVLGSFSLNGTVPQALAWLETGRVQVKPLISHQLSLEQLGLALEYKEHPGMEGALKVLIVPE, from the coding sequence ATGAAAGCAGCAGTGATTACCCGTCCAAGAACGCTCGAGCTTCAAGACCTCCCCCCGCCCAAAGCCGGAGCAGGCCAGGTGCGCATTCGGGTGGGGGCCACCGGGGTGTGCGGCACCGACCTGCACCTCTTCGATGGACATTTTCACGCCCAACTGCCGCTGGTGCCCGGCCACGAGATCGCCGGGGTGATCGACCAGGTGGGGCCAGGGGTGCGCGACCTAGAGGAAGGCCAGTTGGTGGCCCTCGACCCGGTGATCGCCTGCGGCCAGTGCTGGGCCTGCCGCCGCGGGCAACGCCAGCACTGCCTGCACTTCCAGGCCCTGGGGGTCACGCGGGCCGGGGGTTTTGCCCAGTACGTGGTGGCCCCAGCAGGAAATGCCTATGCGGTGAAAAACCTCAGCGCTGCCGAGGCTGCCTTTGCCGAGCCCTTGGGCTGTGTGGTCTGGGGCCTCTTGCGGCTGCGTCCCGAGCCGGGCAGCAACGCGCTGGTGTTCGGGGCTGGGCCGATCGGGCTGCTGTTGATGCAGGCTTTACTGGCCGCGGGAGTGGCCGCGGTGACGGTGGTAGACCCGGTGCCCGAGCGGCTGGCCCTGGCGAGAAGCTTGGGGGCTTGGCGCACCGTGCAAAGCGGCCCAAAGCTGAGCGAAGAGCTCCGCGATCTGGAACCCCACGGCTTCGACGTGGTGGCGGAGGCCACCGGAGTGCCCAGCGTGGTGGAGGCCATGCCGCAGTACGCGGCGGTGGGTGGGAAGATCCTGATCTTTGGCGTAGCCCCCGAGGAAGCCACGGTGCGGATCAGCCCTTATGACCTCTTCCAGCGCGACCTGAGCGTGCTGGGCAGCTTCTCGCTCAACGGCACCGTGCCCCAGGCCCTGGCCTGGCTCGAGACAGGCCGCGTGCAAGTCAAGCCCCTCATCAGCCACCAGCTATCCCTCGAACAGCTGGGCCTGGCCCTGGAGTACAAGGAACACCCTGGGATGGAAGGGGCCCTCAAGGTGCTGATCGTTCCCGAGTAG
- a CDS encoding MFS transporter, whose protein sequence is MPAERSLVHSRIAISAYFVLHGLATGSWISRIPAEQECLALGAAVLGMVLLGNTAGALLAGLTSGGTVSRFGSRHVTRFAAMGSLLTLALLGLSGHAVGLFLGLVLFGLLQGTLNIAMNTQAAALEARYERPIFSSFHALWSAGALSGALLGASLAGLGLSPSLHFALVGAWGITVAAYAGNYLLAASLSRSRRAFVLPRGGLLALGLLGFCAAISDGAIASWSGVYLRSLGAPESVAALGFALYQSMMFLGRFSGDYLVARFGAVRLVRLGALLGGFGLAFAVLTHTVWGIFVGIACMGWGMATVFPLMFAASARTPGLPPAHSMASASTMSTLGGLVGPVLLGAVAEVGTVRASFAVAALLAWMVSYLAFSLSSYRVTPARS, encoded by the coding sequence ATGCCGGCGGAGCGCAGCCTTGTTCACTCGCGGATCGCCATCTCGGCCTATTTCGTGCTGCACGGATTGGCTACCGGAAGCTGGATCTCACGCATCCCCGCCGAACAGGAGTGCTTGGCCCTGGGCGCAGCAGTGCTGGGGATGGTGCTGCTAGGCAACACCGCCGGGGCGCTTTTGGCTGGGCTCACCAGCGGAGGTACGGTGAGCCGCTTCGGCAGCCGACACGTCACCCGTTTCGCGGCTATGGGCAGCCTTCTGACCCTAGCCCTGCTGGGTCTTTCGGGCCACGCCGTCGGCCTGTTTTTAGGGCTGGTGTTGTTCGGTTTGCTCCAAGGTACTCTCAACATCGCCATGAACACCCAAGCTGCCGCCCTCGAGGCCCGTTACGAACGTCCCATCTTCTCCTCGTTCCACGCCCTGTGGAGCGCCGGGGCCCTGAGCGGTGCCCTCTTGGGGGCAAGCCTGGCCGGGCTGGGACTTAGCCCTTCGCTGCACTTCGCCCTGGTCGGCGCCTGGGGGATCACGGTGGCTGCCTATGCCGGAAATTACCTGCTGGCGGCTTCGCTGTCGCGAAGCCGCCGGGCGTTTGTACTGCCCCGCGGAGGCCTGCTGGCCTTGGGCCTGCTGGGCTTTTGCGCAGCCATCAGCGATGGCGCCATCGCAAGTTGGAGCGGGGTCTACCTGCGCAGCCTGGGGGCACCCGAATCGGTGGCGGCGCTGGGCTTCGCGCTCTACCAGAGCATGATGTTTTTGGGGCGCTTCAGCGGGGATTACCTGGTAGCCCGCTTCGGCGCGGTGCGCTTGGTGCGCCTGGGGGCCTTGCTGGGCGGGTTCGGGCTGGCCTTCGCGGTGCTCACCCACACCGTGTGGGGCATCTTCGTAGGTATCGCCTGTATGGGCTGGGGCATGGCCACGGTCTTTCCCTTGATGTTCGCGGCCTCCGCGCGTACCCCGGGGCTGCCCCCCGCCCACAGCATGGCCAGCGCCTCCACCATGAGCACCCTGGGCGGGTTGGTGGGGCCGGTGCTCTTGGGTGCGGTAGCCGAGGTGGGCACGGTGCGGGCCAGTTTCGCGGTGGCGGCCCTGCTGGCTTGGATGGTGAGCTACCTGGCCTTTTCGCTAAGCAGCTACCGGGTGACCCCGGCGCGGTCTTAA
- a CDS encoding sugar ABC transporter substrate-binding protein, producing MRLWKALFIGTGLSLSAALAQTTITIATVNNPDMVTMQKLSGEFEKKYPDIKLNWVVLPENELRQKVTTDIATNAGSYDVLTIGTYETPIWGKNGWLVELSGLPASYDLEDVLKPVRAGLSYQGKLYALPFYAESSMLYYRKDLFAAKKLTVPAQPTWTQAISWAKQLHNPSGGVYGICLRGLPGWGENMAFITTLVNTYGGRWFDENWKPQINSPEWKRAIGQYVELVTKYGPPGVTGNGFTENLTLMSEGKCAMWIDATVAAGYLANPKTSKVADKIGFAKAPVAVTPNGSHWLWSWALAIPKSSKKVDAAKTFITWATSKEYIELVGNTQGWVSAPPGTRYSTYNNPNYQKAAPFAKVVLDSINTADPTKPTLKPVPYTGIQFVGIPEFQAIGTQVGQFIAGIVAGKASLDDGLNQAQAAVEKLMKEAGYLK from the coding sequence ATGCGTCTGTGGAAAGCTCTGTTCATCGGCACGGGTTTATCGCTCTCGGCAGCCCTGGCCCAGACCACCATCACCATCGCCACCGTCAACAACCCCGACATGGTGACGATGCAAAAACTCAGCGGCGAATTTGAAAAGAAATACCCCGACATCAAGCTCAACTGGGTGGTGCTGCCGGAGAACGAGCTGCGCCAGAAGGTCACCACCGATATCGCTACCAACGCCGGTTCCTACGACGTGCTGACCATCGGCACCTATGAGACGCCGATTTGGGGCAAGAACGGCTGGCTGGTGGAGCTGAGTGGGTTGCCGGCCTCATATGACTTGGAAGACGTGCTCAAGCCGGTGCGGGCCGGGCTTTCCTATCAGGGTAAGCTCTACGCCCTGCCCTTCTACGCCGAAAGCTCGATGCTGTACTACCGTAAAGACCTCTTCGCCGCCAAGAAGCTCACCGTACCGGCCCAACCCACCTGGACCCAGGCCATTAGTTGGGCCAAGCAACTGCACAACCCCAGCGGCGGCGTTTACGGCATCTGCCTGCGCGGCCTGCCCGGCTGGGGCGAGAACATGGCCTTTATCACCACCTTGGTCAACACCTACGGCGGGCGCTGGTTCGACGAGAACTGGAAGCCGCAGATCAACAGCCCAGAGTGGAAGCGGGCCATCGGGCAGTACGTCGAGCTGGTCACCAAGTATGGCCCTCCCGGGGTGACCGGCAACGGCTTTACCGAGAACCTGACCCTGATGTCGGAGGGCAAGTGCGCCATGTGGATTGACGCCACCGTAGCGGCGGGCTACCTGGCCAACCCCAAGACCTCCAAGGTCGCCGACAAAATCGGTTTCGCCAAGGCCCCGGTAGCCGTCACCCCCAATGGCTCGCACTGGCTGTGGAGCTGGGCGCTGGCCATCCCCAAGTCCAGCAAGAAGGTGGATGCTGCAAAGACCTTCATCACCTGGGCGACCTCCAAGGAATACATCGAGCTGGTGGGCAACACCCAAGGCTGGGTCTCCGCACCTCCTGGCACCCGCTACTCCACCTACAACAACCCCAATTACCAAAAGGCAGCTCCCTTCGCCAAAGTAGTGTTGGATTCCATCAACACCGCCGACCCCACCAAACCCACCCTCAAGCCGGTGCCCTACACCGGGATACAGTTCGTGGGCATTCCCGAGTTCCAGGCCATCGGTACCCAAGTGGGGCAGTTCATCGCAGGGATCGTGGCGGGCAAGGCCAGCTTGGATGATGGGCTGAACCAAGCCCAAGCCGCCGTGGAGAAGCTGATGAAGGAAGCGGGTTACCTCAAATGA
- a CDS encoding phosphopentomutase, with product MKITTIVLDSVGLGYLPDAAAFGDEGADTLDHTVLKTGLELPNLAALGLGNIPGVHTLPPSENPGGAFGRMREVNPGKDTSTGHWEFVGIHLKDAFRVFPQGFPQEFLRRYAERIGVGGWLLNRPYSGTEAIRDYGEEHLKTGWPIVYTSADSVFQVAAHIGRIPLETLYAWCRVAREMLVGPLACARVIARPFEGEPGGFYRREDLRKDFALEPPRNVLDLIKAGGWEVVGIGKIPDIYAHRGFTREVKSKDNADGIEQTLEQMRQPYRGLVFTNLVDFDAKFGHRRNPAGYAQALAEFDARLPELLATLGPEDYLFIVSDHGNDPTYRGTDHTREYGMLLVAGPGMAGRDLGTRATFSDLAATWAKLLGLTWDGPGTAI from the coding sequence ATGAAGATCACCACCATCGTCCTTGATTCGGTGGGCTTGGGTTACCTTCCCGATGCGGCGGCCTTCGGCGACGAGGGGGCCGACACCCTTGACCACACCGTGCTCAAAACCGGCCTCGAGCTGCCCAACTTGGCGGCCTTGGGCCTGGGCAACATACCGGGCGTCCATACCCTGCCCCCCTCCGAAAACCCCGGCGGGGCCTTTGGCCGGATGCGCGAGGTCAACCCCGGAAAAGACACCTCCACGGGGCATTGGGAGTTCGTGGGAATTCACCTAAAAGATGCCTTCCGGGTTTTTCCCCAAGGCTTTCCCCAAGAGTTTCTCCGGCGCTACGCCGAGCGCATCGGGGTGGGGGGGTGGCTTTTGAACCGCCCCTACTCCGGCACCGAGGCCATTCGCGACTACGGCGAGGAACACCTGAAGACCGGATGGCCCATCGTCTACACCTCGGCGGACTCGGTGTTCCAGGTGGCGGCTCACATCGGCAGGATCCCGCTTGAGACCCTCTACGCCTGGTGCCGCGTGGCCCGCGAAATGCTCGTGGGGCCGCTGGCCTGCGCCCGGGTGATCGCCCGGCCCTTCGAGGGGGAGCCGGGGGGCTTCTACCGCCGCGAGGACCTGCGCAAGGACTTTGCGCTCGAGCCTCCCCGCAACGTCCTGGACCTGATCAAAGCGGGCGGATGGGAGGTGGTGGGGATTGGCAAGATCCCCGATATCTACGCCCACCGGGGCTTCACCCGCGAGGTCAAATCCAAGGACAACGCCGATGGGATCGAGCAGACCCTGGAGCAGATGCGCCAGCCCTACCGCGGCCTGGTCTTTACCAACCTGGTGGACTTCGACGCCAAGTTCGGCCACCGCCGCAACCCGGCAGGATACGCCCAGGCCCTGGCCGAGTTCGACGCCCGATTGCCCGAGCTGCTCGCCACTCTTGGCCCCGAGGACTATCTTTTTATCGTCTCCGACCACGGCAACGACCCCACCTACCGCGGCACCGACCACACCCGCGAGTACGGGATGCTCCTGGTGGCCGGGCCGGGGATGGCCGGGCGGGATTTGGGGACGCGGGCCACCTTCTCCGACTTGGCCGCGACTTGGGCTAAGCTCTTAGGGCTCACCTGGGACGGGCCAGGAACGGCGATCTAA
- a CDS encoding LacI family DNA-binding transcriptional regulator — protein sequence MANILDVAKRAGVAPTTAKRAIHQPHLLKPETLERVRKAIQELGYEPDQVAGGLRRGRTQTIGLMVGNIVEPFFASLTRSIARAVRARGYALMIADSEYDSGLELQNLKLFRGQRVSGLIIRSAFGSPNLDYLKQMHERGTYIVEIDHFYPNSPFSYVMLDGRQCVFEGVRYLYGLGHRRIAALGDYHPVLTPDERSRVFPEAMQAVGLSPDPRYRRTIERSEEAAYQLTLELMRLPEPPTALFSLTGSEAAGAFRALRELGLAIPQDVSLLTFDNYSWTSLVTPPLDVIEQPVEEMGRAAVEIVLEAVESRSLDKVVRRRFPGKLIRRGSCGPPNR from the coding sequence GTGGCCAATATTCTCGATGTCGCCAAACGGGCGGGGGTTGCCCCTACCACGGCCAAACGGGCTATTCACCAGCCCCACCTCCTCAAACCCGAGACCCTGGAGCGGGTGCGCAAGGCCATCCAGGAGTTGGGGTACGAGCCCGATCAGGTCGCCGGAGGGCTCCGGCGCGGACGTACCCAGACCATCGGGTTGATGGTGGGCAACATCGTGGAGCCTTTTTTTGCCAGCCTGACCCGCAGCATCGCTCGAGCGGTACGGGCGCGGGGCTACGCTTTGATGATCGCCGACAGCGAGTACGACTCTGGCCTCGAGCTGCAAAACCTCAAGCTCTTCCGCGGCCAGCGGGTAAGCGGCCTGATCATCCGCTCGGCCTTCGGCTCGCCCAACCTCGACTACCTCAAGCAGATGCACGAGCGGGGTACCTATATCGTGGAGATAGACCATTTCTATCCCAATAGCCCCTTTAGCTACGTCATGCTGGATGGCCGGCAGTGCGTGTTCGAAGGGGTGCGCTACCTCTACGGGTTGGGCCATCGGCGGATCGCCGCCCTGGGCGATTATCACCCGGTCCTCACCCCTGACGAGCGCTCGCGGGTTTTTCCCGAGGCTATGCAGGCGGTGGGACTTTCCCCCGACCCTCGTTACCGGCGCACCATCGAGCGCAGCGAAGAGGCCGCCTACCAGCTCACCTTGGAGCTGATGCGCCTGCCTGAGCCTCCCACCGCGCTTTTCTCCCTCACCGGCAGCGAAGCTGCGGGGGCCTTTAGGGCCTTGAGGGAGCTGGGCTTGGCGATCCCTCAGGACGTCTCCTTGCTCACCTTCGACAACTACTCCTGGACCAGCCTGGTCACGCCTCCCCTGGACGTCATCGAGCAGCCGGTGGAGGAGATGGGCCGCGCTGCGGTAGAGATCGTTTTGGAGGCCGTGGAGAGTCGCAGCCTGGACAAGGTGGTGCGGCGGCGCTTCCCGGGGAAGCTCATCCGCCGGGGTAGCTGCGGACCGCCCAACCGCTAA
- the cdaA gene encoding diadenylate cyclase CdaA, translating into MLSWRDLLDILAVATLFYYVYRLIAETRAINLARGVLVYLLVWFAASQLGLNSLAWILGNAATLGAFGLIVVFQPELRGALERIGRGRFQRVALGESTLGELVRALERMSARRHGALIALERRTPLGDYASSGEIVNARLSARFLESIFAPTSPLHDGGVIVRGDQVVAAGCIFPLSDRVEKYIGTRHRAALGLSEQTDALVIVVSEERGTIRVAERGQLSPPLQPRDVRERILEEIRA; encoded by the coding sequence ATGCTCTCTTGGCGCGACTTGCTGGATATTTTGGCGGTAGCTACTTTGTTTTATTACGTCTATCGCCTGATCGCTGAAACCCGGGCGATCAACCTGGCGCGGGGGGTATTGGTGTATCTGCTGGTGTGGTTCGCGGCGAGCCAGCTGGGATTGAACAGCCTGGCGTGGATCTTGGGCAATGCCGCCACCTTAGGGGCCTTCGGGTTGATCGTAGTGTTTCAGCCCGAGTTGCGGGGGGCGCTGGAGCGTATTGGGCGCGGGCGATTTCAACGGGTGGCCTTGGGTGAGTCTACTCTGGGCGAGCTGGTGCGGGCCCTCGAGCGTATGAGCGCCCGCCGCCACGGAGCCCTCATCGCGCTCGAGCGACGCACCCCCTTGGGCGATTATGCCAGCAGCGGCGAGATCGTCAACGCCCGGCTCTCGGCTCGTTTTCTGGAGAGCATCTTTGCCCCGACTAGCCCCCTGCACGATGGGGGGGTGATCGTACGGGGGGATCAGGTGGTGGCAGCGGGGTGCATCTTCCCCTTGAGCGACCGGGTGGAAAAGTACATCGGAACCCGTCACCGGGCAGCCCTGGGCCTTTCCGAGCAGACCGATGCCCTGGTGATCGTGGTGAGCGAGGAGCGGGGTACGATCCGGGTAGCCGAGCGGGGGCAGCTCTCGCCACCGCTGCAGCCCAGAGATGTGCGCGAACGCATTCTTGAGGAGATTCGGGCATGA
- a CDS encoding carbohydrate ABC transporter permease has translation MTRALAKPRSRPNQPSTLWLLGPAMLVLIVWTQIPFLLTIYHSFRRFDLLNPERQGYVGIGNFVSLLTDTIFWTSIGNTLVLVGAVLVVTIVLGLFLALLFYQDFPGRALARTLVISPFFVMPVVSALIWKNMLMHPVYGLFAWIAQSLGQKPVDWLATYPMQSIVAMVSWQWTPFALLLILTGLQSLSKEQLEAAKMDGASPWQEFRYIIVPHLAQTLSVVVMLETIFLLTIFAEIYASTSGGPGLATTTLPYLIYLKAFAEYRIGVAAAGAVFAVILANIVAVFVLRLIGRNLQTAKGGMA, from the coding sequence ATGACCCGCGCTCTCGCCAAACCGCGATCCAGGCCGAACCAGCCCAGTACCCTCTGGCTGCTCGGCCCGGCAATGCTGGTGCTCATCGTCTGGACCCAAATCCCCTTTCTCCTGACGATCTATCACTCTTTTCGCCGTTTCGACCTCCTCAACCCCGAGCGCCAGGGCTACGTAGGGATTGGGAACTTTGTCTCGCTCCTCACCGACACAATTTTCTGGACCTCGATTGGGAACACCCTGGTGTTGGTAGGGGCGGTGCTGGTGGTGACGATTGTCCTCGGCCTATTCCTGGCGCTCCTTTTTTATCAGGACTTTCCCGGCAGGGCGCTGGCCCGAACCTTGGTCATCTCGCCGTTTTTCGTCATGCCGGTGGTCTCGGCGCTGATCTGGAAAAACATGCTGATGCACCCGGTGTATGGCCTTTTTGCCTGGATCGCCCAAAGCCTTGGACAAAAGCCGGTGGACTGGCTGGCGACTTACCCCATGCAGTCCATCGTGGCGATGGTCTCGTGGCAGTGGACTCCCTTTGCTTTGCTGCTGATTCTGACCGGCTTACAATCCCTGTCTAAAGAACAGCTCGAGGCGGCAAAAATGGACGGGGCAAGCCCCTGGCAGGAGTTCCGCTACATCATCGTGCCGCACTTGGCCCAGACCCTGAGCGTGGTGGTGATGCTCGAGACCATCTTTTTGCTCACCATCTTCGCCGAGATCTACGCCTCGACCTCGGGCGGGCCGGGCTTGGCCACCACCACCCTGCCCTACCTGATCTACCTCAAAGCCTTTGCCGAGTACCGCATCGGGGTGGCCGCAGCCGGAGCGGTGTTTGCGGTAATTCTGGCGAACATCGTGGCCGTTTTCGTACTGCGCTTGATCGGGCGCAACCTGCAAACCGCCAAAGGAGGCATGGCGTGA